In Procambarus clarkii isolate CNS0578487 chromosome 36, FALCON_Pclarkii_2.0, whole genome shotgun sequence, one DNA window encodes the following:
- the LOC138371681 gene encoding mucin-22-like → MSYNTVGSISIEYNPVGTNSKSYTTVISRSMPNNTGGTSGSSYNTVGTSDMSYNTVISSALSFNTVGTSGMSFNIVGTSGMSYNTVVYSGMSFNTVGTSGMSFNTTGTSGMSYNTVVSSGMSFNTEGTSGMSFNRVGTSGMSYNTVVSSGMSFNTMGTSGMLFNTVDTSGMSHNTEVSSGMSFKRVI, encoded by the coding sequence ATGTCATATAACACAGTGGGATCGATTAGCATTGAATATAACCCAGTGGGGACGAATAGCAAGTCATATACCACAGTGATCTCGAGAAGCATGCCAAATAACACAGGAGGCACAAGTGGCAGTTCATATAATACAGTGGGCACGAGTGACATGTCATATAACACAGTGATCTCCAGTGCTTTGTCATTTAACACAGTGGGCACGAGTGGCATGTCATTTAACATAGTGGGCACGAGTGGCATGTCATATAACACAGTGGTCTATAGTGGCATGTCATTTAACACAGTGGGTACAAGTGGCATGTCATTTAACACAACGGGTACGAGTGGCATGTCATATAACACAGTGGTCTCTAGTGGCATGTCATTTAACACAGAGGGCACGAGTGGCATGTCATTTAACAGAGTGGGCACGAGTGGCATGTCATATAACACAGTGGTCTCCAGTGGCATGTCATTTAACACAATGGGTACAAGTGGCATGCTATTTAACACAGTGGACACGAGTGGCATGTCACATAACACAGAGGTCTCCAGTGGCATGTCATTTAAGCGTGTCATATAA